Proteins from a single region of Ochotona princeps isolate mOchPri1 chromosome 27, mOchPri1.hap1, whole genome shotgun sequence:
- the CD27 gene encoding CD27 antigen translates to MAWPAPCWLCVLGTLASLSATSALDGCPEGQYRAQGQQCCRMCEPGTFLVKDCEEHTQATQCKPCIPGVSFSPDHHSRPHCESCRHCNSGLLIHNCTITTNAECTCPSGWQCRDKECTECDPPAHRSLTTQPSQDPGRRQQTTHLPYAERTPEARVDRPGQTPADLRQLPAPDVPTHRPAHRSPCSSDCVHIAVIFSGMFLVFTVGATLLLHQQRKYGSNKGEGAGVPAESGTYSCPREEEGSAIPIQEDYRKPEPAYYP, encoded by the exons ATGGCGTGGCCCGCTCCCTGCTGGCTGTGCGTGCTGGGGACGCTGGCAAGCCTTTCAGCAACATCAGCCTTGGACGGCTGTCCAGAGGGACAATACCGGGCCCAAGGACAACAGTGCTGCCGGATGTGTGAGCCAG GCACATTCTTGGTGAAGGACTGTGAAGAACACACACAGGCCACGCAGTGTAAGCCATGCATCCCCGGGGTCTCCTTCTCTCCGGACCACCATAGCCGGCCCCACTGTGAGAGCTGCCGCCACTGCAACTCTG GTCTTCTCATCCATAACTGCACCATCACCACCAATGCCGAGTGCACCTGCCCCAGTGGCTGGCAGTGCAGGGACAAAGAGTGCACTGAGTGTGATCCTCCTGCACACCGCTCACTGACCACCCAGCCTTCTCAGGACCCAGGCCGACGACAACAGACCACTCACTTACCTTATGCCGAAA GGACGCCAGAGGCCAGGGTAGACAGGCCTGGACAGACTCCAGCTGACCTGCGGCAGCTGCCTGCTCCGGATGTTCCAACCCACCGGCCAG CACACAGGTCCCCTTGCAGTTCAGACTGCGTTCACATTGCTGTCATCTTCTCCGGAATGTTTCTTGTTTTCACCGTGGGTGCAACCCTGCTTCTCCATCAACAGAGAAAATACGGTTCAA ACAAAGGAGAGGGCGCAGGGGTACCTGCCGAGTCTGGAACCTACAGCTGCCccagggaggaggaaggcagtGCCATCCCTATCCAAGAGGATTACCGGAAACCAGAGCCTGCTTATTACCCCTGA